From the Sanguibacter sp. HDW7 genome, the window TCGCGCGGCATCTGGCGGTACGTCGTCGCCGGGGTCATCGCGCACCGCGACCACGTCGTCACGGCCACCGATCTCGTCCTCGCCGCAGGACTTGTCCGGCCCGGGTGTCTCGTCGTCGGGCGGGTCGCCGCCGCGTACCACGGCGTCCCCGTCCCGCTGAGGCTGCCCGTCGCGATCCAGGTCGACTCCCCGGGGCGGTCCGTCCCGTCCGGCTTCGTCGGCCGCATGGTGACCGTCGATGCTCCGGGGATCCTCCGCGTCGGAGGGATCGCGCGCGTCGCGCCGGACAGGTGGTCGTACGTCGACGCGCTCGCGACCATGCCCTGGGACGACGTCCGCAACCTCTACGCCTACCTGGTGACGCACGCCCGTCTGGGGCCGGAGCACCTGCGTGAGCACCTCGCGGCCCACCCCCACCGGCGTGGCAACGGCCAGCTCCGGGAGCTGCTGCGGCGTAGCGCGTCGGGCGCGCTCAGCGAGGCTGAGGAGCTCATGCACGCGTTGCTACGACGCGCCGGCATCACGGGCTGGGAGGCGAACACCCGGATCGACCTGCCAGGCCTGCGCGTGCGCCCTGACGTCGTGTTCCGCGCGGCTCGCGTCGTCATCGAGGTCGACGGGCGCCGGACGCACGCGTCGCGGCTCGTCGCCGATCATCGGCGGGACGCGGCGTTGACAGCGGCAGGGTGGACCGTCGTGCGGGTCACGTGGTGGGACCTCGTCGAGCGGCCGGACGCGCTCATCGCTCAGATCCGCCAGATCCTCACGCGCTGAGCCCCTCCCCCGCCAGGCGCTGCACGTCTGTTGGGGGCAGCGCACACGATCCGTGTGCACCGGCCACAACTGAACCCACGCCCTGAGGCGAGCTCCCGGACCCCGGCCCTCGCGTAGGGCCAGGAGCTGCACGTCTGTTGGGGGCAGCGCACACGATCCGTGTGCACAGGCCCCAAGAGAAGGAATCTCCCGGGACGGAGACGTGCCGGGAGGCGGGCCGGGGCCGGACGGTCGGCCCGCTCAGCCGACGGACGGCCCAGCCGGGGAGAGGCCTGCGCGCGTATTCTCGCGGGGTGACCGAGAACCCCGCGATCGTCGTCCCTGCTGACCTCCTGCCCCTCGACGGGCGCTTCGGCTCGGGCCCCTCGAAGGTGCGCCCGCAGCAGGTCGAGGCGCTCGCCGCGGCGGGCGCGCACCTCCTCGGCACGTCGCACCGCCAGGCTCCGGTCAAGGACGTCGTGCGCCGCGTGCGGACGGGCCTCGCCGACCTCTTCTCGCTGCCCGACGGCTACGAGGTCGTCCTCGGCAACGGCGGCGCGACCGCGTTCTGGGACGTCGCGACGTTCTCGCTCGTCGACGACCGTGCC encodes:
- a CDS encoding endonuclease domain-containing protein; translated protein: MTRRQVDHRLSRGIWRYVVAGVIAHRDHVVTATDLVLAAGLVRPGCLVVGRVAAAYHGVPVPLRLPVAIQVDSPGRSVPSGFVGRMVTVDAPGILRVGGIARVAPDRWSYVDALATMPWDDVRNLYAYLVTHARLGPEHLREHLAAHPHRRGNGQLRELLRRSASGALSEAEELMHALLRRAGITGWEANTRIDLPGLRVRPDVVFRAARVVIEVDGRRTHASRLVADHRRDAALTAAGWTVVRVTWWDLVERPDALIAQIRQILTR